Genomic DNA from uncultured Desulfuromusa sp.:
GGTGAAGAAGACGCAAACAGGACACTCGTATCGACCCCAAGATATTGCGCGGTTCGATATGGTCCACGAACATCCATCATACTCATATGCGCATACCAGCCAAAAACAATCATAGCAGCATCATGGTAACCGAGGTATCTCATCAACAGATGAAAAGCACAGGGAAATGACGAATCCTGGTGATGGTCAAAGTTGTGCTTTTCCAGATCATAGTCCATCCCGACATCGACAACATAGGTATCGGGATCAGCAAGATCCTCCGGAGTTGGTTCACAACGATAAACTTCAGCATCACCAAGGGTCGCCAGCAAAAGACTGACAGACATGAAATCATCCTTATGAGCGCTTCCAGGATGGGTTATAATTTTATACATTTAGATCGACCTTATTGTTACAAAATTAATTCTGAATACGGAAACTGAATATAGCACAAAGCCTGAACTCAGATTCAGCTTTTCACAATTCCGCAGACAATCCAAAAATTGTGAAAAAGAAGAGACATCTTCCTTTTTGACCTTGCCCTGACCGTAAAATTATTACACGAGAAATGAGGAATGCTGGACTTCAACAAAGGACACCCACAGGGTTCGCACCATATTTCATTGGTATTCCGAAAGGGGAAAATTTGTCTGGCTCTCTATTGTCTTCAAAAAATCGGACAAATAATCTCAAGGCAGGTCAACACCGCAACCACCATCGCAGTAAGGCTGGTTCTGACTTTCGCCACAGCTGCATAAATAGACTTTCTCTCGAGTTTTCAGCTCAAATCTGAATGGTGTCGCCTCCCCGCCCTGATGATGGCCATCACAAAAAGGTAAACTTTCAGACTGACCACATGTGCAGCGGTAGTAAATTCCGGGTTCAAGAGTCACTGCGATTGGCATTCCCGCATCATTGTTCACTTTATTCAAGACAACCTCCTGAAAACATAAACCGTTCGAATCAATCAACTATACGTTCATAAAAAATAAGTTTCAACTGGACGAAAAAAGCCCAGGCATCTTTTCCCCGGTAAAATTATTTTCTGCCGTCATCTGAATTGAGTTCTGTTTCTGTCTTTATACCATTGCATCTATAGTGTGTTTCAAGTTATTCCATAAATGAAGAGAAGAATGCAATCATGAGCAGATGAATTCAAGACAAAGGTCAATTTCATGCAAAAAAATATTATCTTGATTGGCATGCCCGGAGCGGGGAAAAGTACTATCGGAGTCATTCTGGCCAAAAGGATCGGGTTTCATTTTATTGATACTGATTTACTGATTCAGGCTCAGGAAAAACTTCGCCTGCAGCAGATTATCGATATCCGGGGACTGGAAAATTTTCGTCAAGTAGAGGAACAGGTTCTACTCGATCTTCATACTGAACATAGCGTTATTGCGACAGGAGGCTCTGTTGTCTACGGCAAAAATGGACTGAAAAAATTGGGAGAGAGTGGTGTCTTGATATACATCCATGTCCCCCTTTTGTTATTACAGCAACGAATTGCAGACATGGGTCAACGTGGACTGGTGATGTCCAAGGGGCAAAGTTTTCAAGATCTTTACCAGGAGCGTACGCCACTTTACGAGAAGTTTGCAGACATAACCATATTCAGTGCCGAGCAAAATGCTGAACAGGTCGCGGCACAGATAGAAAGAAAACTTATATCCCTCGGAAATGCACTTCCATCTGAGTCCCACGCAAACAGGGAATGATCAGCAGCCATTGAAATTATCCAAACCTTTATCCGAAAATGAGTTACAATCCCTCTTCGCAGACAATGTAAAATATTTTGTACAAGGAAGAAGTTATGGGCCCGGACCAACTTGATGATTTACTCCTAAAAGGGATTGAAGCCGCTGAAAAAGGCTATATTCATTCAGCGCAGGTCTTTCTCGGGCAGGTCTCTGAACATCGAAAAACCCCAGAATTACAAAGTTATCTGGCGTACTGTCTGGCAAAAGGTCAGGGACGCATCCATTCGGCAGCAAAAATCTGTCGTGAATCCATTAAGCGTGAGCCTGACAACTCAGTTCATTATCTCATTCTGGGACGAATCCTGCTGTTATCGGGAGACAAAGGAAAAGCGATCAAAACATTGCGTCAGGGCCTTAGAGCCAGCCCAAATCCTTTAATTATTGATGAACTGAAAAAACTGGGACTGCGAAAACCAACTGTTTTAAAAAGCCTCAAACGAAACCACCCCATCAACAGAATTCTGGGGAAAATATTCGGAGCTCTGGGACTCCGATAGAACCATCATCTATGCCGCGTCAGAAAACGATCCAGTTCATTTGCAAACCTCTGTTTATCCTTGGGACTGTATGCTGCAGGACCTCCTGTTTCAACTCCACTACTGCGCAGATCATCCATAAAATTACGCACCGAGAGGCGCTCGCGAATATTCTCCTCACTGAAAAAAATACCGCGCGGATCCAAAGCATGACCACCTTTACTGATTGTCTCGGCAGCCAGAGGAATATCCGCGGTGACAACAAGGTCCCCGCTCTCCAATAAACGAATAATCTCCTGATCGGCAACATCGGCCCCGGCTTCAACCTGAATGGAACGAATCCATTGTGAACCTGGATGCCCCAGTGAACGATTGGCGACCAAAGTCAGGATAATTTTCGTTCGCTCAGCGACCCGATAAAGAAGCTCTTTTATCTGTTTTGGACACGCATCTGCATCAATCCAGATTTTCATGCAATCCCTTCCTGTTTTCAACGACTGACCATATGATATACTACCAAATAAGTAATCTTTAGCTGTCCCTCTTTTCAAAGGAGACTCTCTATGATTAAAAAAATGTTTGCACTCTTATTCGTCATTCTGTTGCTTTCCACACCCTCTTTTGCTGAAAAATTTCAGGTCGACACCGCTCATACGCAAATTCACTTTTCGGTACAGCATCTGGTCGTTTTTAAGGTTCGCGGGAATTTCACCGATTTTACGGGGTTGATTGAAGCCGATTCAAAAAACAGAACTTTGATTTCCGCTGAAGCAACCATTCAGGCAGCATCCATTGACACCCGCATAGATAAACGCGACCAGCATCTGCGCAGTGCCGATTTTTTTGATACGGCCAATTATCCACAAATACATTTCAAAAGTAAAAGTGTCACCGGCAGCGGAGACCATATCATTATGGTGGGGGATATAACAATTAAAGGTATCACCAAAGAAATCACCCTGGAAGGACGTTTTCTTGGAACAGCTGCCGGTCCCGATGGCAGACTCAGAGCTGGATTTGAAGCATCCGGGATGCTGAACCGAAAAGACTTTGGCCTCAACTGGAATAAAGTGACGGAGACCGGAAGCATCATTGTCGGTGATGATGTTCAGATTGGTCTGGAGGTCGAATCGGTTATCAACAATTGACGGCATAATGGAATCGGCCGCATAAAAACCTCCACGGAATAAAGAAGGAAGCGTTACCTTTGCCTTTTCCGTCATCTGTGGTTAAATATCCCCGAGCCCACTCATAACAGGAGGATAAATCATGGCTGACCGCTATATCATGACCGCATTCGGCAAGGATCGTGCTGGAATCGTTGCCGATGTCACGCGATTACTTTACGAAAATGACTGCAATCTTGAAGACACAACCATGTCAATGCTGGCAGACGAGTTCACCCTCAGTCTGCTGTTTTCAAGTCAGGCACCCGACATTGAGGAACGACTCACCAGAGATTGCCGTCGTCTGGAGCTGGATAAAAATATTTCCGCGTTCATACGACCACTGCAACCGGTACAGACAAAGAAACCGCAAAGC
This window encodes:
- a CDS encoding shikimate kinase; the encoded protein is MQKNIILIGMPGAGKSTIGVILAKRIGFHFIDTDLLIQAQEKLRLQQIIDIRGLENFRQVEEQVLLDLHTEHSVIATGGSVVYGKNGLKKLGESGVLIYIHVPLLLLQQRIADMGQRGLVMSKGQSFQDLYQERTPLYEKFADITIFSAEQNAEQVAAQIERKLISLGNALPSESHANRE
- a CDS encoding CDGSH iron-sulfur domain-containing protein gives rise to the protein MNNDAGMPIAVTLEPGIYYRCTCGQSESLPFCDGHHQGGEATPFRFELKTREKVYLCSCGESQNQPYCDGGCGVDLP
- a CDS encoding YaiI/YqxD family protein; this translates as MKIWIDADACPKQIKELLYRVAERTKIILTLVANRSLGHPGSQWIRSIQVEAGADVADQEIIRLLESGDLVVTADIPLAAETISKGGHALDPRGIFFSEENIRERLSVRNFMDDLRSSGVETGGPAAYSPKDKQRFANELDRFLTRHR
- a CDS encoding YceI family protein yields the protein MIKKMFALLFVILLLSTPSFAEKFQVDTAHTQIHFSVQHLVVFKVRGNFTDFTGLIEADSKNRTLISAEATIQAASIDTRIDKRDQHLRSADFFDTANYPQIHFKSKSVTGSGDHIIMVGDITIKGITKEITLEGRFLGTAAGPDGRLRAGFEASGMLNRKDFGLNWNKVTETGSIIVGDDVQIGLEVESVINN
- a CDS encoding tetratricopeptide repeat protein, which translates into the protein MGPDQLDDLLLKGIEAAEKGYIHSAQVFLGQVSEHRKTPELQSYLAYCLAKGQGRIHSAAKICRESIKREPDNSVHYLILGRILLLSGDKGKAIKTLRQGLRASPNPLIIDELKKLGLRKPTVLKSLKRNHPINRILGKIFGALGLR
- a CDS encoding ACT domain-containing protein, which translates into the protein MADRYIMTAFGKDRAGIVADVTRLLYENDCNLEDTTMSMLADEFTLSLLFSSQAPDIEERLTRDCRRLELDKNISAFIRPLQPVQTKKPQSYKTCTLHIEGLDQAGIVYKTSQFLADQQLNIIHLESTADASPQSGATIYSMTIHIQVPEELPFDQLEEKLSTVADDLMVDISLDR